One window of the Streptomyces sp. NBC_00259 genome contains the following:
- the orn gene encoding oligoribonuclease — MNDRMVWIDCEMTGLSLADDALIEVAALVTDSELNVLGEGVDIVIRPPDAALETMPEVVRQMHTTSGLLDELAAGTTLADAEEQVLAYVREHVKEPGKAPLCGNSVGTDRGFLLRDMPKVEEYLHYRIVDVSSVKELARRWYPRAYFNSPEKNGNHRALADIRESIAELRYYREAIFVSQPGPDSDTAKTIAARHVLPASP, encoded by the coding sequence ATGAACGATCGCATGGTGTGGATCGACTGCGAGATGACCGGGCTCTCGCTGGCCGACGACGCACTCATCGAGGTGGCCGCCCTGGTCACCGACTCGGAACTGAACGTGCTCGGTGAAGGGGTGGACATCGTGATCCGCCCGCCGGACGCGGCGCTCGAGACCATGCCCGAGGTGGTGCGGCAGATGCACACCACCTCGGGCCTGCTCGACGAGCTCGCGGCCGGCACGACCCTCGCCGACGCCGAGGAGCAGGTCCTTGCGTACGTACGTGAACACGTCAAGGAGCCGGGCAAGGCCCCGTTGTGCGGAAACTCGGTCGGCACCGACCGCGGCTTCCTGCTCCGCGACATGCCGAAGGTGGAGGAGTACCTCCACTACCGGATCGTCGATGTCTCCTCGGTCAAGGAGCTGGCCCGCCGCTGGTACCCGAGGGCGTACTTCAACAGTCCGGAGAAGAACGGCAACCACCGGGCACTCGCCGACATCCGCGAATCCATCGCCGAGCTGCGCTACTACCGCGAGGCGATCTTCGTCTCCCAGCCCGGCCCCGACTCCGACACGGCGAAGACGATCGCGGCACGCCACGTCCTGCCCGCGTCCCCTTAG
- a CDS encoding TROVE domain-containing protein, protein MARFNTRTARPAGSSPVTTTGRTTTTYEGATGHLRDAKSELFLLSISNLVGVDTFYEAGAERDDRFERLVRRLAVEDPEWTAGLLAWLRTEGNMRTAALVGAAEFTAERLQRQAPGHSRQVIASVLRRADEPGELLGYWTSRYGRAVPKPVKRGIEDALGRLYTERALLKYDTDSKGYRFGDVVELVHPKPAAAWQGDLFKHAIDRRHGRGEDIPESLRMLRARAHLMSRPVEERRALVAEPAARTALKDAGMTWESLAGWLQGPMDAAAWEAVIPSMGLMALVRNLRNMDQAGVSDEVAAQVAAKIADPEQVRASRMFPFRFWAAYKHAPSLRWAHALETALRHSLSDVPALSGRTLILVDRSPSMFPGYGYSTPNRSDIPLAEQAAVFGAALAVRAAAPTLVEFGMTSSVVDVPKGGSVLRLIERFGQIQGTDIPSAVKQHFAGHGRVVIVTDEQTRAGWLPSNCHGHWGGMPETRIDDLIPKSVPVYMWNMAGYKAGAMPSGSGNRHTLGGLTDSAFGLIPLLDAGRDAKWPWE, encoded by the coding sequence ATGGCACGCTTCAACACCCGCACCGCCCGCCCCGCGGGCAGCTCGCCCGTGACCACCACCGGGCGGACGACCACGACGTACGAGGGCGCGACCGGGCACCTCCGGGACGCGAAGAGCGAACTCTTCCTCCTCTCGATCAGCAACCTCGTCGGCGTCGACACCTTCTACGAGGCGGGCGCCGAGCGCGACGACCGCTTCGAGCGGCTGGTCCGCCGGCTCGCGGTCGAGGACCCCGAGTGGACCGCCGGCCTGCTCGCGTGGCTGCGTACCGAGGGCAACATGCGTACCGCCGCTCTGGTCGGCGCGGCCGAGTTCACCGCCGAGCGCCTCCAGCGCCAGGCGCCGGGGCACTCGCGGCAGGTCATCGCCTCCGTCCTGCGGCGCGCGGACGAGCCGGGTGAGCTGCTCGGCTACTGGACCTCGCGCTACGGCCGGGCCGTCCCCAAGCCCGTGAAGCGCGGGATCGAAGACGCTCTCGGGCGCCTCTACACCGAGCGGGCTCTGCTCAAGTACGACACCGACTCGAAGGGCTACCGCTTCGGCGACGTCGTCGAGCTGGTCCACCCGAAGCCGGCGGCCGCCTGGCAGGGCGACCTGTTCAAGCACGCCATCGACCGGCGGCACGGCCGGGGCGAGGACATACCCGAGAGCCTGCGGATGCTGCGCGCTCGCGCGCACCTGATGAGCCGACCCGTCGAGGAGCGGCGCGCGCTCGTCGCCGAGCCGGCGGCGCGGACGGCGCTCAAGGACGCGGGCATGACGTGGGAGTCGCTGGCGGGCTGGCTCCAGGGGCCGATGGACGCCGCGGCGTGGGAAGCCGTGATCCCGTCCATGGGGCTGATGGCGCTCGTACGGAACCTGCGGAACATGGACCAGGCCGGGGTGTCCGACGAGGTCGCCGCCCAGGTCGCGGCGAAGATCGCGGACCCGGAGCAGGTGCGCGCCTCGCGCATGTTCCCGTTCCGGTTCTGGGCGGCGTACAAGCACGCGCCCTCGCTTCGGTGGGCGCACGCCCTGGAGACGGCACTGCGGCACTCGCTGTCCGACGTGCCCGCGCTGTCGGGGCGGACGCTGATCCTGGTCGACCGCTCGCCGTCCATGTTCCCGGGCTACGGCTACTCGACGCCGAACCGGTCGGACATCCCGCTCGCCGAGCAGGCCGCGGTCTTCGGCGCGGCCCTGGCGGTGCGCGCGGCCGCGCCGACGCTGGTGGAGTTCGGCATGACCAGCTCCGTGGTGGACGTACCCAAGGGCGGCAGCGTGCTCAGGCTGATCGAGCGCTTCGGCCAGATCCAGGGCACGGACATCCCGTCGGCGGTCAAGCAGCACTTCGCCGGGCACGGCCGGGTCGTCATCGTCACCGACGAGCAGACCCGGGCGGGCTGGCTGCCGTCGAACTGCCACGGCCACTGGGGCGGCATGCCCGAGACGCGGATCGACGACCTGATCCCGAAGAGCGTGCCGGTGTACATGTGGAACATGGCGGGATACAAGGCCGGTGCGATGCCGTCGGGTTCGGGGAACCGGCACACGCTGGGCGGGCTGACGGACTCGGCGTTCGGGCTGATTCCGCTGCTGGACGCGGGGCGGGATGCGAAGTGGCCTTGGGAGTAG
- a CDS encoding HD domain-containing protein, whose protein sequence is MADDLSAVAHFLYEAGTLKHARRTGWWMAGVRDPESVAEHAWRTALIASIIAKLEGADPARSSFLAVWHDTQETRTGDVNYLGKKYSTEADPQAVTAEQTEGMPEVLAAAVRELVAEYEAKESPEAICARDADKLECLLQGIEYKAQGYENAQRWIDNSKGRIVTETGRRLAEELLNQGSLDWLREALGEKG, encoded by the coding sequence GTGGCTGACGACCTGTCCGCGGTGGCGCACTTCCTGTACGAGGCCGGGACGCTGAAGCACGCCCGCCGCACGGGCTGGTGGATGGCCGGTGTGCGTGACCCGGAGAGCGTTGCGGAGCACGCCTGGCGCACCGCGCTGATCGCTTCGATCATCGCCAAGCTGGAAGGCGCCGATCCGGCGCGATCCTCCTTCCTCGCGGTGTGGCACGACACTCAGGAGACGCGCACCGGCGACGTGAACTACCTCGGGAAGAAGTACTCGACCGAGGCCGACCCGCAGGCCGTGACCGCGGAGCAGACGGAGGGGATGCCGGAGGTGCTGGCCGCGGCGGTGCGTGAGCTGGTCGCGGAGTACGAGGCCAAGGAGTCGCCGGAGGCGATCTGCGCCCGGGACGCGGACAAGCTGGAATGCCTGCTCCAGGGGATCGAGTACAAGGCGCAGGGGTACGAGAACGCCCAGCGCTGGATCGACAACAGCAAGGGTCGCATCGTCACGGAGACGGGGCGGCGGCTGGCGGAGGAGCTTCTGAACCAGGGGTCGCTCGACTGGCTGCGCGAGGCACTGGGCGAGAAGGGCTGA